In candidate division KSB1 bacterium, one genomic interval encodes:
- a CDS encoding adenylosuccinate synthase, giving the protein MSVTIVVGGQWGDEGKGKIVDLLSSNADIVARYQGGANAGHSIVLRGERYVLHLIPSGILHPQTICIIGNGVVLDPDVLFQEMDFLASRGISASGRLLISHRAHLIMPYHKLLDQAQENQSILDRIGTTGRGIGPAYVDKVNRSGIRIVDLLDQETLIHKIQMNINQKNQILEKIYQRERLDAEMIMQEYLSFDKKMDSFITDTSIFLDDAIRNNKRILIEGAQGTFLDIDFGTYPYVTSSNPIAGGACIGLGIGPTRIDQVIGIVKAYTTRVGHGPFPTEFSEQMSLQMRELGAEFGSTTGRPRRCGWFDAVMVNYATKINGFDYLALTKLDVLDSLAEIKICIAYHLGQKRITNFPADIKTLEHCIPEYITIPGWNASTQHVRRYQDLPNNARKYIELIEKIIGIPIAVISVGPDREQTIFKHEILI; this is encoded by the coding sequence ATGTCCGTAACCATCGTTGTTGGGGGACAATGGGGAGATGAAGGAAAAGGGAAAATCGTTGACTTACTGAGCAGCAATGCCGATATCGTAGCACGTTATCAGGGTGGGGCTAATGCTGGGCATTCCATTGTGCTGAGAGGGGAGCGCTATGTGCTTCATCTCATACCAAGCGGAATTCTTCATCCACAAACCATTTGCATCATCGGCAATGGTGTCGTATTGGATCCTGACGTATTGTTTCAGGAAATGGACTTTTTGGCCTCTAGGGGTATCAGCGCTTCAGGAAGGCTGCTCATCAGCCATCGGGCTCATCTCATCATGCCGTATCACAAATTGCTCGATCAAGCGCAGGAAAATCAATCGATTCTTGACAGAATTGGCACAACTGGCCGAGGGATCGGCCCTGCATATGTCGACAAAGTCAATCGGTCTGGGATAAGGATCGTCGATCTGTTGGATCAAGAAACATTGATCCACAAGATTCAAATGAACATCAATCAAAAGAATCAGATTCTTGAGAAAATTTATCAACGCGAGCGACTCGATGCTGAGATGATCATGCAAGAGTATCTTTCTTTCGACAAAAAAATGGATAGCTTTATTACCGATACATCCATATTTTTGGACGATGCCATTCGGAACAATAAACGGATTTTAATTGAGGGTGCTCAAGGAACATTTCTCGATATCGATTTTGGAACTTATCCTTATGTAACTTCATCCAATCCAATTGCTGGCGGGGCGTGCATCGGGCTTGGTATTGGTCCAACTCGCATCGATCAGGTAATTGGAATTGTTAAAGCTTATACAACGCGAGTTGGTCATGGCCCGTTTCCGACAGAGTTTTCCGAGCAGATGTCTCTACAAATGCGCGAATTAGGGGCAGAATTCGGCTCTACAACTGGTCGGCCACGCCGTTGTGGCTGGTTTGATGCGGTTATGGTAAACTATGCGACAAAGATCAACGGATTTGATTATTTAGCGCTCACCAAACTTGATGTGCTTGATTCGCTGGCCGAAATAAAGATTTGTATTGCTTATCATCTGGGGCAGAAGCGAATCACCAATTTTCCCGCTGATATAAAAACGTTAGAGCACTGCATTCCCGAATATATTACCATTCCTGGCTGGAACGCTTCAACCCAGCATGTGAGGAGATATCAAGATTTACCGAACAATGCGAGAAAGTACATCGAGTTGATAGAAAAGATCATTGGAATTCCGATTGCTGTCATTTCAGTCGGCCCTGATCGAGAACAAACAATTTTTAAACATGAAATCTTGATATGA
- a CDS encoding S9 family peptidase — translation MRKTRFLLFACLGIMVLLMSCQPKGKEVQLISRDVLFGNPEKASLKISPDGKYISFLAPVNNVLNVWVAPSTEPSKAYVVTKDTIRGIRTYFWAYTNDHIIYLQDLAGDENWQVHAVNILTKEDKNLTPFEEIPGPDGKPLTLPNGKLLRPRAQVQHVSHKFADEILIGLNNRDAQFHDIYRLNILTGAMQLIQRNDGFLGFETDDDYKIRFASRMTSDGGNELFMPDGQGGWIPFDKIPMEDMMTTSLVDFDKTGNLLYMIDSRGRNTAALTAVDLTTNEKKVIAEDPKADISNIMMHPTEKTIEAVAVEYLRREWKVLDPKIKKDLDYLKSVTDGDINITGRTMDDKFWTVSYVIDNGPIRYYLYDRGRKKAKFMFTNRRDLEGVKLSKIHPVIIPSRDGLNLVSYLTLPHWTDPDQNARPNAPLAMVLFVHGGPWARDSWGYNPYHQWLANRGYAVLSVNYRGSTGFGKEFINASNLEWAGKMHDDLIDAVNWAIAEGIADKNKIAIMGGSYGGYATLVGLTFTPEVFACGVDIVGPSNLRTLLETIPPYWKPMMDLWATRVGDPRTEEGRKFLDSRSPLTYVDRIRKPLLIGQGANDPRVKQSESDQIVKAMQEKNIPVTYVLYSDEGHGFARPENRLSFNAVAEQFLAQHLGGRAQPIGNDFKGSSIQVPSGAEQIPGLKEALGK, via the coding sequence ATGAGAAAAACGCGATTTTTGCTTTTCGCCTGCCTGGGCATCATGGTGCTGCTGATGAGCTGTCAGCCAAAAGGCAAAGAGGTCCAGCTTATATCCCGTGATGTGCTATTTGGTAATCCGGAAAAAGCATCTCTGAAAATCAGTCCGGATGGTAAGTATATCAGCTTTCTTGCTCCGGTCAATAATGTGCTTAATGTCTGGGTCGCTCCATCGACTGAGCCAAGCAAAGCTTACGTGGTCACAAAAGATACCATCAGGGGAATTCGGACCTATTTTTGGGCTTACACCAATGATCATATTATTTATTTGCAGGATCTGGCCGGCGACGAAAATTGGCAGGTGCATGCTGTTAACATTCTCACCAAAGAAGATAAAAACCTAACTCCCTTCGAGGAAATCCCTGGTCCAGATGGGAAACCTTTGACCTTGCCAAACGGTAAGCTGCTTCGGCCCAGAGCTCAGGTTCAACATGTTAGCCACAAATTTGCTGATGAAATCCTCATTGGGCTCAATAATCGTGATGCCCAGTTTCATGATATCTATCGACTCAACATTTTGACTGGAGCTATGCAGCTTATTCAACGGAATGATGGTTTTCTCGGCTTTGAGACTGATGATGATTACAAGATCCGGTTCGCCTCCCGGATGACATCAGACGGCGGCAATGAATTGTTCATGCCAGATGGTCAGGGTGGATGGATACCATTCGACAAAATCCCCATGGAAGATATGATGACCACTAGCCTGGTCGACTTCGATAAAACCGGCAATTTGCTTTATATGATCGACAGCCGTGGACGCAATACCGCAGCGCTGACCGCAGTCGATTTAACGACCAATGAAAAGAAAGTCATCGCTGAAGACCCAAAGGCGGATATTAGCAATATCATGATGCATCCCACCGAGAAGACGATCGAGGCAGTTGCGGTTGAATATCTAAGGAGGGAATGGAAGGTCCTTGATCCCAAAATTAAAAAAGACCTGGATTACCTCAAATCTGTTACTGATGGTGACATAAATATTACTGGCCGGACCATGGACGATAAATTCTGGACCGTTTCTTATGTAATTGACAATGGCCCCATCCGATATTATCTATATGATCGTGGCCGAAAAAAGGCAAAATTCATGTTTACCAATCGGCGCGATTTGGAGGGAGTGAAGTTATCAAAGATTCATCCAGTGATCATTCCGTCGCGAGATGGACTTAATTTAGTCAGCTATTTAACATTGCCCCACTGGACCGATCCAGATCAGAACGCGCGTCCGAATGCTCCCTTAGCGATGGTGCTATTTGTCCATGGCGGGCCTTGGGCGCGCGATTCATGGGGATACAATCCTTATCATCAATGGCTGGCCAATCGGGGCTATGCGGTGTTGAGCGTGAACTATCGCGGATCGACCGGATTCGGCAAGGAGTTTATCAACGCTTCGAATCTTGAATGGGCTGGCAAGATGCATGATGATTTGATCGATGCGGTCAATTGGGCGATCGCCGAAGGCATAGCCGATAAAAACAAGATCGCTATTATGGGGGGAAGTTATGGCGGCTATGCGACGCTGGTTGGTTTAACTTTTACACCAGAAGTCTTCGCATGCGGGGTGGATATAGTTGGGCCATCGAACCTGCGCACCCTGTTAGAAACCATACCGCCATATTGGAAGCCGATGATGGATCTTTGGGCCACTCGCGTCGGTGATCCCCGAACAGAGGAGGGCAGGAAATTCCTCGATTCCCGATCGCCCCTCACTTATGTCGACCGCATCCGAAAGCCGCTTTTGATCGGACAGGGAGCCAATGATCCGCGCGTCAAGCAAAGCGAATCCGATCAGATCGTGAAAGCAATGCAAGAGAAAAATATTCCTGTGACCTATGTGCTCTATTCCGATGAAGGGCATGGCTTTGCAAGGCCGGAAAACCGCCTATCATTTAACGCCGTCGCTGAACAATTCCTTGCGCAGCATCTTGGTGGAAGGGCGCAACCTATCGGAAATGATTTCAAGGGATCTTCCATTCAAGTGCCGAGCGGTGCTGAGCAAATTCCGGGGCTGAAAGAGGCGCTGGGGAAGTAA
- the secD gene encoding protein translocase subunit SecD, with translation MEQQSRSLLYRFIFIAVLILLALWQLYPTYNGARLNKKQAQNFAKVQELANLDVKDIKTALLRKNLESVILNSLKDPSRASEARDLAKKIVALDDQISNNERKTIKRGLDLQGGTFLVYEMDFVNFLSNPNVARNPDRQLIDLLKAVDYQSKHENRDFFDVLPEKFEEKGIPLTRYFGKKGESDSKIISNLRSDSENAIDRALEVLRNRVDQFGVSEPSITKQGSRRIIVELAGILDPERAKGIIGKTAQLEFKLVREPDQTRSIVYKIDNIVKKRRQGLKDTSAVAIDTSVTSANQDTTQRTQKVRDEKEVNLDELFGKSPESVQETAGDTTLSVDKDLFEGNPFIALFAQIPNRRELAVPKQNMKAIDVILNYPEVQDVIPDDSEFLWSKDPERVGDKEYYFLYYVKKTPEITGDYIEDARVSVAGESAGRSRTRVGESEVLLSFNPRGAKDFARITGANVGKFLAIVLDNKVASAPQIRERIPNGQSSITGMRGVEEAKDLVVVLKAGALPARLEGIEERTVGPSLGQDSIQRGQWSGLIGAAIVFIFMIIYYRLSGVIADFAVVLNIGFVLAILAAFHATLTLPGIAGIILMVGMSVDANVLIYERIREELRSGKTIRAAIDIGYKRAFVTILDSNLTTLLTALVLYQFGTGPIQGFAVTLMIGLVANMFTAIFVTRFIFDFITTRFKVKELSI, from the coding sequence ATGGAACAACAGAGTAGAAGCCTATTGTATCGATTCATATTCATTGCGGTGTTAATTCTCTTGGCCCTGTGGCAATTATACCCCACCTATAATGGTGCAAGACTGAATAAAAAGCAGGCGCAAAATTTTGCCAAGGTTCAAGAACTCGCAAATCTAGACGTCAAAGACATTAAAACCGCCTTGCTCCGAAAGAATCTTGAGTCAGTCATATTAAATTCTTTAAAAGATCCCTCTCGTGCTTCAGAGGCACGTGATTTAGCGAAGAAAATCGTTGCGCTTGATGATCAAATTTCTAACAATGAACGGAAAACCATCAAACGCGGATTGGACCTTCAAGGGGGTACCTTTTTGGTCTATGAAATGGATTTTGTCAACTTTTTGAGTAATCCGAATGTCGCAAGGAACCCAGACCGACAATTGATTGATCTTTTGAAAGCCGTAGATTATCAGTCCAAGCATGAGAATCGAGATTTTTTTGATGTTTTGCCAGAAAAATTTGAAGAGAAAGGGATTCCGCTCACACGCTATTTTGGTAAGAAGGGGGAATCCGATTCAAAAATTATTTCGAATTTACGCAGCGATTCGGAGAATGCTATTGATCGCGCCTTGGAGGTGCTGAGAAACCGAGTGGATCAATTTGGCGTATCTGAGCCATCGATTACGAAGCAAGGGAGCAGAAGAATAATTGTGGAGTTAGCTGGAATTTTAGATCCAGAGCGTGCTAAGGGAATCATTGGAAAAACTGCCCAATTGGAATTCAAATTGGTCAGAGAACCGGATCAGACTCGTTCCATTGTTTACAAAATCGATAATATTGTCAAAAAACGTCGCCAAGGATTAAAGGATACCAGTGCAGTGGCTATTGATACCTCAGTCACAAGCGCCAATCAGGATACCACTCAGCGCACGCAAAAGGTTCGAGACGAAAAAGAGGTAAATTTAGACGAGCTGTTTGGCAAAAGCCCTGAGAGCGTTCAGGAAACCGCCGGTGATACAACTTTATCAGTTGATAAAGATCTATTTGAGGGGAATCCTTTCATCGCGTTGTTCGCTCAAATTCCCAATCGCCGGGAACTGGCGGTGCCTAAACAAAACATGAAAGCCATTGATGTCATTCTGAACTATCCTGAAGTTCAGGACGTCATTCCAGATGACTCGGAATTTTTATGGAGTAAAGATCCCGAGCGAGTTGGCGATAAGGAATATTATTTTCTTTACTATGTCAAAAAAACTCCTGAGATCACAGGTGATTACATCGAAGATGCGCGCGTGAGCGTAGCTGGTGAGAGTGCAGGCCGCTCGCGGACACGAGTAGGAGAGTCGGAGGTCTTATTGTCATTCAACCCTCGGGGGGCAAAAGATTTTGCTCGGATCACAGGGGCGAATGTGGGCAAGTTCTTGGCGATCGTGTTGGACAATAAGGTTGCCTCAGCACCGCAAATTCGAGAACGTATCCCCAATGGCCAATCCAGCATTACCGGCATGAGAGGCGTTGAAGAGGCCAAAGATTTGGTCGTGGTATTAAAAGCAGGAGCCTTGCCCGCCCGATTGGAAGGGATCGAAGAGCGCACAGTTGGCCCATCTTTAGGTCAGGATTCGATTCAGAGAGGCCAATGGTCTGGTCTAATTGGAGCCGCGATCGTCTTTATCTTTATGATCATTTATTACCGATTATCTGGAGTTATCGCGGATTTTGCTGTGGTCCTTAATATTGGTTTTGTATTAGCAATTCTGGCAGCGTTTCATGCCACTCTCACCCTGCCAGGAATCGCCGGCATCATTCTCATGGTCGGTATGTCCGTAGATGCAAATGTGCTCATTTATGAGAGGATTCGGGAGGAACTCCGATCAGGTAAAACCATCAGGGCCGCGATTGACATTGGGTACAAACGAGCCTTTGTGACGATTTTGGACTCCAACCTAACCACATTATTGACCGCTTTGGTCCTTTATCAATTTGGAACTGGACCGATTCAGGGCTTTGCGGTTACTTTGATGATTGGATTGGTCGCGAATATGTTTACCGCTATCTTTGTGACACGATTTATCTTTGATTTTATTACTACGCGGTTCAAGGTGAAGGAGCTAAGCATTTAA
- a CDS encoding lamin tail domain-containing protein, translating to MLRITFLIILMIAFGIQPARSQIVLSEVMFDPVGADYYDEFIEIFNLSYSDTVDLNGWKISDGSDVDQIVSVQHGLELPPRRFGIILDSGYFGNSSRYDQLIPSDALIVTIDDAAFGSNGLTNTSPKPIILISNRGDTVAYYIYSVDNPPGYSDEKINLAGSDSSGNWANSKVLNGTPGSPNSVSQLDHNIKVALQASPAEAPPAHPITLIASVTNLGHQPASDITLTFFEDLNGDSSASLDEQLGEQIFVLIALQKNEFHQTTLMLDSLSSGIHNFLVYAKFSLDQDTTDNWSTTMVKIGFRPRQIVINEIMYRPAGQQPEWFEIFNPTEQPINLKEWQFSDANINQKFRLSDSNLSIASAGFVIVAESAILKQYYSKITSPVIIPTHGWPALNNNGDAVYLYDPIGTVVDQVSYSPSWGNEPGISLERKDPSGNSDDPSNWGQSQHSEGATPGMENSIAPAAFDLELSTIQFVPSAIHAQEPISIIASIVNVGRNTVSHFQLLCFIDLNHNEVFQEDERIGDPIDVFQPLASKQSTSLSFPFIAPMAGRYACSATIFAEQDSRPANNSATTVLSVGFNAGDLVINEIMYSPRPGQPEWVELFNPSSKTIDIQCWSITDSDSATKITIAPRYYPISPQSFVVISADSSLLNYFDLNQSPLIVIKSLPRLNDDMDQIFIYDANKNIIDAVSYRGSWGGEKGVSLERINPLLASNDSSNWSSCVVLSQGGTPGRRNSVFVDILPSEAELTIAPDPFSPDGDGRDDVTIITYQLPFNLSRIHIRIFDIRGRLVRFLVNNQPSGTASSFIWDGRDDHGHLCRMGIYIVYLEAIHYQRGVVKSLKKTVVLGQKL from the coding sequence TTGCTGAGAATTACCTTTCTCATCATATTGATGATCGCTTTCGGAATTCAACCAGCTCGAAGCCAAATTGTACTTTCTGAGGTCATGTTTGATCCCGTTGGAGCTGATTATTATGACGAGTTCATCGAAATTTTTAATCTCAGCTATTCAGATACGGTTGATCTGAACGGATGGAAAATCAGTGATGGTTCGGATGTCGATCAAATCGTGTCTGTTCAGCATGGACTCGAGCTACCGCCAAGGAGATTTGGGATTATTCTCGATTCCGGTTATTTTGGCAATTCAAGCCGATACGATCAGCTCATCCCATCCGATGCTCTCATTGTCACCATTGATGACGCTGCATTTGGGTCGAACGGTTTAACAAATACCAGCCCTAAACCAATCATCCTCATTTCGAATCGTGGGGATACAGTGGCATATTATATCTATTCGGTCGACAATCCACCTGGGTATTCTGATGAAAAAATTAATTTAGCTGGTTCCGATTCCTCAGGGAATTGGGCGAATAGCAAAGTGCTCAATGGGACGCCTGGCTCGCCGAATAGTGTCTCGCAGCTTGATCATAATATCAAAGTCGCGCTCCAGGCTTCTCCTGCTGAAGCTCCGCCAGCGCACCCCATCACCTTAATCGCATCGGTAACGAACCTCGGCCATCAGCCTGCCTCAGATATCACATTGACTTTTTTTGAAGACCTAAATGGCGATTCATCTGCGAGCTTGGATGAGCAATTAGGGGAGCAGATTTTCGTTCTGATTGCCCTTCAGAAAAATGAGTTCCATCAAACAACCCTAATGCTGGATTCGTTATCAAGCGGAATCCATAATTTTCTCGTTTACGCTAAGTTTTCGCTCGATCAGGATACGACCGATAATTGGTCGACGACAATGGTGAAAATTGGCTTTCGGCCCAGGCAAATAGTGATAAATGAAATTATGTATCGACCTGCCGGTCAACAGCCTGAGTGGTTTGAAATCTTTAATCCGACAGAGCAGCCGATCAATCTCAAAGAATGGCAATTTTCTGATGCAAATATCAATCAAAAATTTCGCCTGTCAGATTCAAATCTTTCAATTGCCAGCGCCGGATTTGTCATTGTCGCTGAAAGTGCCATATTAAAGCAGTATTACTCCAAAATAACTTCGCCTGTGATCATTCCAACTCACGGATGGCCAGCTTTGAACAATAACGGAGACGCTGTTTATCTCTATGATCCAATCGGTACGGTTGTCGATCAAGTGTCATATTCTCCCTCGTGGGGAAATGAGCCTGGGATCTCATTAGAGCGAAAAGATCCCAGTGGCAATTCTGATGATCCCTCCAATTGGGGGCAATCCCAACATAGCGAAGGAGCTACGCCTGGGATGGAAAATAGCATTGCTCCAGCCGCTTTTGATCTTGAATTATCTACCATTCAATTTGTCCCTTCCGCCATCCATGCTCAAGAACCGATCTCTATCATCGCGAGCATCGTTAATGTGGGACGCAATACCGTATCTCATTTCCAACTTCTCTGCTTTATTGATTTAAATCATAATGAAGTCTTTCAAGAGGACGAGCGCATCGGTGACCCGATTGATGTTTTTCAGCCTTTAGCCTCGAAACAATCGACGTCCCTGTCTTTTCCATTCATCGCCCCAATGGCAGGTCGGTATGCCTGCAGCGCTACTATTTTTGCTGAGCAGGACAGCAGGCCAGCGAATAACTCTGCAACGACCGTTTTATCCGTCGGCTTCAACGCAGGGGATCTGGTCATTAATGAAATCATGTATTCACCGCGCCCTGGTCAACCAGAATGGGTGGAATTGTTCAACCCATCATCCAAAACTATCGATATTCAGTGTTGGAGCATTACGGATTCTGATAGTGCAACCAAAATTACCATCGCCCCTCGATATTATCCAATTTCACCCCAATCCTTCGTCGTTATTAGTGCTGACTCATCATTGCTCAACTATTTTGATTTGAATCAGAGTCCTTTGATCGTCATCAAGTCGCTTCCTCGGCTCAACGATGATATGGATCAGATTTTCATCTACGACGCCAATAAGAATATTATTGATGCCGTCAGCTACCGTGGATCTTGGGGTGGCGAGAAGGGCGTTTCACTGGAGCGGATCAATCCCTTGCTTGCATCAAATGATAGCAGCAATTGGAGTTCCTGTGTTGTTCTATCCCAAGGTGGTACTCCAGGTCGTCGCAATAGCGTCTTTGTCGACATCCTTCCTAGCGAGGCTGAGCTCACTATCGCTCCAGATCCTTTTTCGCCCGATGGCGATGGTCGGGATGATGTCACCATTATTACCTATCAGTTGCCATTTAATCTCTCCCGCATTCATATTAGAATCTTCGACATCCGCGGACGGTTAGTTCGTTTCCTCGTCAATAATCAGCCAAGCGGTACAGCCAGTTCGTTCATTTGGGATGGCCGGGACGATCATGGGCATCTTTGTCGTATGGGAATCTATATCGTATATCTCGAGGCTATTCATTACCAGCGGGGGGTTGTCAAGTCGTTAAAAAAGACTGTGGTTTTAGGCCAGAAACTTTAG
- a CDS encoding Mut7-C RNAse domain-containing protein has product MNFIADVMLGRLAKWLRILGYDTLYDSQATDDDLFFRAHQEKRILLTRDANLAGRMNPQFCLFITEADVRNQVKQVIDRFHLDTESFVFTRCTICNELVAPISRELTVGRIPEFVYQSIHEFYYCQRCDKIYWPGSHIKHVRELLAQLKKD; this is encoded by the coding sequence ATGAACTTCATTGCAGATGTCATGCTGGGGCGATTGGCCAAGTGGCTCCGCATCCTGGGATATGATACGCTCTACGATTCTCAAGCAACAGATGATGACTTATTTTTTCGAGCGCATCAGGAGAAGCGGATCTTGCTGACCCGCGACGCAAATCTGGCGGGAAGAATGAATCCGCAGTTTTGCTTGTTCATTACAGAGGCAGATGTCCGCAACCAAGTGAAGCAGGTGATCGATCGTTTTCATTTGGATACAGAATCGTTCGTATTTACGCGCTGTACGATCTGTAATGAGCTGGTTGCTCCAATATCGAGGGAGCTGACCGTTGGCCGAATTCCTGAATTCGTTTATCAATCGATTCACGAGTTTTATTATTGCCAGCGTTGCGATAAGATCTATTGGCCTGGCAGCCATATCAAACATGTTCGAGAACTATTGGCTCAATTAAAAAAGGATTAA
- a CDS encoding NAD-dependent epimerase/dehydratase family protein: MRALISGANGFIGSHLVERLLQEGYEVRCLVRKTSNLRWIQGLPVELAIGDLSDVTSLAPFVKEIDYIFHLSGALRATTESEFFQVNQIGTRNLLEACRMSCPNLKRFVYISTQAAAGPSRSGDPVKEQDEPRPISLYGKSKLMAEQEVAQFQNYFPTTIVRPPAVYGPRDDDLVMLFKYIKFGIKPQVGFADRFLSIIYVADLVQGIQLAAERPEAQNQIYFLANEAPISWLELENAIANAMGKHAVTIRLPVLALDFAAWLSEGFAKVVRHPAILNRDKAMEMKQRFWVVDTSKAKQQLGFVAATPLEIGLKETYQWYRHQNWL, from the coding sequence ATGAGAGCACTGATTTCCGGAGCGAATGGATTTATTGGCAGTCATCTGGTGGAGCGATTGTTGCAGGAAGGGTATGAAGTGAGATGTTTGGTACGAAAGACCAGTAACTTGCGATGGATTCAAGGATTGCCCGTTGAATTAGCCATCGGTGATCTCTCGGATGTGACAAGTTTAGCACCTTTCGTAAAGGAAATCGATTACATTTTCCATTTGAGTGGAGCGCTTCGCGCCACTACTGAATCTGAATTTTTCCAGGTCAACCAAATTGGTACACGGAATCTGCTCGAAGCCTGTCGCATGAGCTGCCCCAATTTGAAACGGTTCGTCTACATTTCAACCCAAGCTGCGGCTGGGCCGAGCCGGAGCGGCGATCCAGTGAAAGAACAGGATGAGCCCCGTCCCATCTCCCTTTATGGCAAGAGCAAATTAATGGCGGAACAGGAGGTGGCACAATTTCAGAACTATTTTCCGACCACTATCGTTCGGCCTCCAGCGGTTTATGGGCCCCGCGATGACGATCTGGTAATGCTGTTCAAATACATCAAGTTTGGCATTAAGCCGCAAGTCGGCTTTGCCGATCGATTTTTGAGTATTATTTATGTGGCTGATCTTGTCCAAGGCATTCAGCTTGCTGCCGAGCGACCAGAAGCGCAGAATCAAATTTATTTTCTTGCCAATGAGGCGCCAATCAGTTGGCTGGAATTGGAAAATGCCATTGCGAACGCGATGGGCAAACATGCGGTGACGATTCGTTTGCCTGTTTTGGCCCTCGATTTCGCTGCATGGCTAAGCGAGGGATTTGCTAAGGTGGTTCGTCACCCCGCCATTCTTAATCGCGATAAAGCCATGGAAATGAAACAGCGCTTCTGGGTGGTCGATACGTCGAAAGCCAAACAGCAACTTGGTTTCGTCGCTGCAACGCCCTTAGAGATCGGCCTTAAAGAGACTTATCAATGGTATCGACATCAGAACTGGTTATGA
- the secF gene encoding protein translocase subunit SecF, translating to MRIIKETNINFMGMTKAAIIGSVILISLGIISLIIKGGPKYGIDFTGGVSLGLKFEQPIRVGEVRSILSGIGFGNSEIKAFATGNEILIRLQQQEDMDLISNKIIEELRNKLANNPFEIRSKDTVGPRIGSELRNDAIKAIIISLILILIYISWRFEFRFAVGAVVALFHDVLITLGLFSIFNFEVSLSVVAAFLTLVGYSLNDTIVVFDRIRENLKVMRKESSLTIFNKSINQTLSRTILTALTTLFVVTIIFFFGGEVIHGFSFALLVGIIVGTYSSIFIASPVAYAWYLRSEAKAGLAVR from the coding sequence ATGCGCATTATAAAAGAGACAAATATCAATTTCATGGGTATGACAAAAGCTGCGATCATCGGCTCGGTGATTCTCATATCTCTTGGAATCATATCTCTAATTATTAAAGGTGGACCGAAATACGGTATAGATTTTACTGGTGGCGTTTCGTTAGGTTTAAAGTTCGAGCAACCGATTCGAGTTGGTGAGGTTCGATCCATTTTATCTGGTATTGGTTTTGGCAATAGCGAAATTAAAGCCTTTGCTACCGGCAACGAAATTCTTATCCGCTTGCAGCAGCAGGAAGATATGGATTTGATATCCAATAAAATAATAGAGGAATTGCGCAATAAGCTTGCCAATAACCCGTTTGAGATCCGATCAAAAGATACAGTGGGGCCGCGAATCGGAAGCGAATTAAGAAATGACGCCATCAAAGCAATCATAATCTCGTTAATTTTGATTCTGATCTATATCAGCTGGCGATTCGAATTTCGATTCGCAGTGGGCGCTGTAGTTGCATTATTTCATGATGTGCTTATCACGTTAGGTCTGTTCTCTATATTCAATTTTGAAGTCTCTCTCTCTGTGGTTGCTGCGTTTTTGACCCTGGTTGGCTATTCGCTCAACGATACTATCGTAGTATTCGACCGCATCCGTGAGAACTTAAAAGTGATGAGAAAAGAGTCCTCCCTGACGATTTTCAATAAAAGCATCAATCAAACTTTGAGTCGTACGATTCTAACCGCGTTGACCACGCTGTTTGTGGTGACCATCATCTTTTTCTTCGGTGGAGAAGTGATTCATGGTTTCTCCTTCGCATTGCTTGTGGGTATCATTGTAGGAACCTATTCATCAATCTTTATCGCCAGCCCTGTCGCCTACGCTTGGTACCTGAGATCGGAAGCAAAAGCTGGATTAGCCGTTCGCTAA
- a CDS encoding STAS domain-containing protein translates to MTLKEKEINDVVVLELSGKIMGGPDANVLSEKLHHLVDQNKTKVVADLSKVSWMNSSGLGILIGGLTTMRNNHGDLKLANVTERIKSLLIITKLITIFETFDSVEAAVASFK, encoded by the coding sequence ATGACTTTAAAAGAAAAGGAAATAAATGACGTAGTTGTTCTGGAACTGTCTGGAAAAATCATGGGAGGACCAGATGCGAACGTATTGAGCGAGAAGTTGCATCACTTGGTCGATCAAAACAAAACTAAAGTGGTTGCCGATCTCAGCAAAGTCAGTTGGATGAATAGCTCTGGTCTTGGCATTCTCATCGGCGGATTGACGACCATGCGCAACAATCATGGAGATTTAAAGCTTGCCAATGTGACCGAGCGGATTAAGAGTTTGCTGATCATTACAAAGCTGATTACCATATTCGAAACATTCGATTCGGTCGAAGCAGCCGTTGCAAGTTTTAAATAA